GCGCACGCTTCCGACCAGGGCAGGATCTCCAGGGTCTCGAGGGTGGCCTCCGCCAGCTCTTGTAACCGCGTCGCCGCCGGCAGCTTCTCCAACCCGTAGCGGATCTCGGCCACCACAATGGCGGACAGGCAACAGCGTTGATCACGCACCCAGGCATCCAGACGTGGCGAGCGACATTTAAGAAGGGCGCTCATGGCGTTGGTGTCCAGCATCAACCTCTCGTTCCCCGCAGCCATCAGGGAAAGTCCACTGGTTCGGCAGGACGGGTGTCGTGCAACCCCTCGAAAAACGCATCCAGTTCGGCCTGGAAGCCAGGCTCCTGCAGCAACGCATCCCTGAGCTCCAGCAAGGCACTGGCCGATGGCCGCACCGGCGTCAGCACCACGGCTCCGGTTTCCGGGTCGCGCTCAATCTCCACTTCTGTGCCCTCGAATCGAAAGGCAGCCGGCAGGCGCACCGCCTGGCTGCGCCCATTGCGGAACAGCTTGGCGCGCATCGTCCCCGCGTGATGGATACCAAGTCTAGACCGCGGTGCCATCCTCAGGCCGCCTCCCACACGGCTTCGTTGAAGCGGTGCAGCACCTGCTCCAACTCGCCGCCAAACAGCTTGTCCAATCGTGGCCAGCCGCCCCCCTCGCGTTGGAACAGCAGGGCGTCGTCGTCGAGTGCTTCGCGATCCACGATCGTGATCGCCTTGGTCTGGTTGGCGATGCGTTGCAGCCACTGGCGTTGGGGCGTCGTCCATGGCTTCGAGGCCAGGATGCGCTGCAGGGCCTTTTCCACCCGCTGCTCGTAGGGCACCAGCGGATCACCGAGGGCCGCCTGGCGG
This genomic stretch from Cyanobium gracile PCC 6307 harbors:
- a CDS encoding type II toxin-antitoxin system VapC family toxin encodes the protein MAAGNERLMLDTNAMSALLKCRSPRLDAWVRDQRCCLSAIVVAEIRYGLEKLPAATRLQELAEATLETLEILPWSEACARIYGRLRADLERHGKPLAAMDLLIASHALSEGCALVTADQAFANVDELTLEAW
- a CDS encoding antitoxin, which encodes MRAKLFRNGRSQAVRLPAAFRFEGTEVEIERDPETGAVVLTPVRPSASALLELRDALLQEPGFQAELDAFFEGLHDTRPAEPVDFP